The Setaria italica strain Yugu1 chromosome VIII, Setaria_italica_v2.0, whole genome shotgun sequence genome includes the window TCGTTCCCGCTGGGCTTCGCTGCCACCGTGCTGCGCCACTTCAAGTGGAACGAAGGGAGAGTCGAGGAGCGGTGGTTCTCCGACGACCGCCGCATCCGCGACGCCGTCGGCCTGCCAGCGGACGGCGTCCCCGTGCCGATGGCGCTCAGCGCGGCGGAGGCCTCCTGCGCCATCTGCTTCGCCGAGTACCCCGCCGGCCAGATGCGATCGGCGGGGTGCGCCCACTTCTACTGCGGCGAGTGCTGGCGCGGGTACATCGGCGCAGCGCTGGACGAGGGCGCGAGGTGCTTGTCGCTGCGGTGCCCGGAcacctcctgctccgccgctgTCGTCATGGAGCTCgtcgacgcggcggccggcgccgaggaCAGGGACCGGTACGCGCGGTTCGCGCTCCGGTCGTTCGTGGAGGAGGGCTCCGGGCGGATCAAGTGGTGCCCGGCGCCCGGGTGCACCCTCGCCGTCGAGTACGtgggcggcgccgacggcgacggcaacgccgacgcggcggcggacgtgTTCTGCGCGTGCCGGCACGGCTTCTGCTGGCGCTGCGGCGAGGAGGCGCACCGGCCGGTGTCGTGCGACACGGTGCGCGCGTGGCTGGAGAAGAACAGCTCATACTCGGAGACCGCCAACTGGGTGCTTCTCAACACAAAGCTCTGCCCCCAATGCCGGCGGCCGATCGAGAAGAATCAGGGGTGTATGCACATGACCTGCCTCCCTCCTTGCGGCTACGAGTTCTGCTGGGTCTGCCTGGACCCGTGGAAAAACCACCGGCGCTGCCGGGGATTCGGGCAGGGAGGAGCtcccgacggcgacggcgatggtggtggcagcagccgggaggagcaggagcagcggaGGAGGCATGCCCAGATGTCGCTGGACAGGTACCTGTACCATTACGAGCGGTGGGTGGCCAACTACACGTCGCTGGAGAAAGTGCGCCAGGACATGGACGAGCTTGAGAGCTCGGAGATCAGGAGGATCGCCGCCATTGTGGAGCTTAACGAGACGAACTTCGCCTTCCTCAACGAGGCGTACGAGCAGATCGCCCATGGCCGGCGGGTGCTCAAGTGGGCGTACGCGTACGGGTACTACCTGGACCCAGTGCGCGACGCGGCCAAGCGCGGCCTGTTCGAGCACCTGCTGGACCAGGCCAACTCCCGGCTGGACCAGCTGCACGACGCCGCCGAGCTGGAGAGGAGGGAGATCTTCTGCTCCAGCGCCGAGCGAACCATCGTCCTTGACCTGCTGAGCTACTACCAGGCCAAGGTCAAAGACCACACCAAGGCGACGCAACAGTTCATGGGCAACCTTGTGAAGGCATTCGAGACGACCGACCTTCCCGAGTTCAAGTCATTGAACTAGCCAGGCATGGATGCATGGATGCAATGCATGGATGGGTACTTCATCAGAACTAGTGTGTGCTTCAGCTTTACTTCAGTCATTCTTTATACTCTTAGTTTGGACCATATTTAGTTAGGGTAATTTGGTTTTGTTACACTCAAAAGATTGCAATTTGGCTTCATACCGTAAAACTTCTTTATTAGAAGACTATATTATCATTATTTTTACTGCTCCGGTTCTTGCATTGTGCGGTACGTACCAAGCAATATAGCTAGCACAAAATTCGGTAACTCCCATTGTCACATGGTCACAA containing:
- the LOC101756595 gene encoding probable E3 ubiquitin-protein ligase ARI7: MSSDGTMDCNDGGSSGEGGSSGEEYYFDDDCDGDEIDGYVDNCDKKMKDHIVLTEDEVRRGQEKMMAKVAELLSFPLGFAATVLRHFKWNEGRVEERWFSDDRRIRDAVGLPADGVPVPMALSAAEASCAICFAEYPAGQMRSAGCAHFYCGECWRGYIGAALDEGARCLSLRCPDTSCSAAVVMELVDAAAGAEDRDRYARFALRSFVEEGSGRIKWCPAPGCTLAVEYVGGADGDGNADAAADVFCACRHGFCWRCGEEAHRPVSCDTVRAWLEKNSSYSETANWVLLNTKLCPQCRRPIEKNQGCMHMTCLPPCGYEFCWRWVANYTSLEKVRQDMDELESSEIRRIAAIVELNETNFAFLNEAYEQIAHGRRVLKWAYAYGYYLDPVRDAAKRGLFEHLLDQANSRLDQLHDAAELERREIFCSSAERTIVLDLLSYYQAKVKDHTKATQQFMGNLVKAFETTDLPEFKSLN